Part of the Spinacia oleracea cultivar Varoflay chromosome 5, BTI_SOV_V1, whole genome shotgun sequence genome, TAAGCCCACGTAATATTGATAATGCCCCTTCTTGACTTTGATTCCATACAACCATCCAAAATTCCAAACGTCTCTCTAGGAACAAATATAAATCCATACGCACTCTCCTCCACTGGTCTTCTGACCCATAAATTTGATGTGCCACTGACCTATAACCACAATTACCGTCTGCACCTACATTTTTATATTCATAAATAAAGGGTACCACATGAACTGGAATCTCAGCAGAAATAAGATCTTCCCTCGTAGGCTTGTTAGTGGAACTGCATTTTCTTTTATTACTCGACGAAGGTTGTTGGGTACCACGATTAGAAACCATTTTCTGCACATGCTCCCAGTATGACAAGTCTCTTTTTATGGAACTTCTACTTGGTGGACGACCCTTAGGTTTTCGGTCATATACAGGCTCTTCCAATGGAACTGATTTAGGGTGCATTATCTTCTCCAATTGAAATATATATTGTTTCTTGGCTTCCGGGGCTTGATTCttcattttttcaaaaaaagattTTAATATTTCATTATCATCATCCTGATATTTACTACAAGGGTCAGGGGGTGTATTAGAAGTTTTGAAACCTTCCATATGAATTGTCCTCCAAAATATATGTACATCATTTAATTCAATACTCTTTCCTTCTCCATCAAGTAACATCATCTCATATGCACATGGGAGACCATGTGAAGTTCGCAAATAACATCCACAAGTTGCAGGGTCAGTTCCTACTTTATGTCGACCATATTcctcattaatttttcttattgGCAAATGTGAAACTTTACCTCTGAACTGACTCAGAAGATGTAGAACCGTAATATGAAGATCAATGTTCTCAGACCTCGCAAAGATGGCTTTAATTTCATTTTCTTGAAGTTCTAACAAGGAATGCAGCCTTTTCCAAATAGTATCTAAACTCCCTGTAGATGTCATAAAAAATCTCTTCAAAGCATTATGAGCACTTTCCACCCTATTATCAAATGTAAAGAAATTAatcagaaaacaaaaaaaatattacataatataattattataactACAAAATAATAACGATAATAATACCTATTAGTGGTACGGTTCCCTAAGTGAAATATCTTTTTCGTATAAGCTTGCAAAACTTTCTTTGAGTGAATCAACCATGTATCTTCAACATACTTCAATGTCTTTGGATGAGAGGcaaaaacttttttttaattgaattacattTGCTTCATACTCGGCTTCTGTCTCGGCATAAACAATTTTGTTCCAATAACGAAGAAATCGTGACGAAAATAGAGCACTCCTAGTATCTGGTTTTTCCCTAGCTTCCACATTTTTAGCAATATGACGTATACACAACATATGATGACTCTTAGGAAATACATCATCAATCGCGTGTATTAAAGCATACTCCCTATCAATAACAATAACTTCTGGCATATGATCAGGAGCAAAGAGAGCTCTCACACACCGAAGTGCCCATTCAAAACTGTCCCTTTTCTAATCTTGGAGAAATGCAAATCCAACAGCAAAATTTTTTCCTGTCGGAACACATCCAACTATTTCTAGCAAGggcattttatatttatttgtcTTGTAAGTGCAATCCATCATCAACACATGATTAAATAAGCGCAACATATGCACAACATTTTTATTAGCAAAAAATAAATCATTTAACACATTTGTACCTGGTGTAGCTCGATaccaataaaaataagattCGTCATTCAAATATTTTATAGTTTGTTGCATAACTGACCGACCATCCATTTCTTCGTTCCTTATTTTGTGTCGAAAGTTGTATATTTGTTTCACTGTGGTTAAGTTCTCCttattttcattatttattGACACCAACATCTGTGAAGGAGTCACATGAGCTCGAGTCATCTCCTTTGTTTTATTCTTCTCATCCATAGTCAACCTACTAATTATTGAACGTCTCACATTATAGGCAGGAAAATCATGATTGTGATTTCCATCATTTACAAGCAATCTCCACGTTCCTCCAACCATTTCCTTTCCATTAAGACGAAAGGGACACTCACATCTTTTAGATCCAGTGCTACGCTTGGTATTTACTTGTACACTAGAAATATTTCTATGATAAGGTAAAGATCTCTCACATCCCAACAATACATATGCTTCTCCAGATCCGTTTCCTGCACCTCCTTTGGAAGAGAGGATAACTACGACTATTTTGTGCGTTTTACCGATGTCTCTAGCAAATTTTATTAACTCGATTCGACTTTTATATGTCACGTTTGTCTCGAACAAGTAGCCAAAATCCATCAATTGGTTCAAATTTGTTTGGACATAGACATCCtgcaaaataattaaataatactaaTACTTATAAATAATTGCTATACaagattaaattaaatattaactGACTATCTAACTAATCATGTTAGACATTTAAATGCTTCAATTTTATTATTCCCTTTTTCTATTCCCCTTCTAATAAACAATAACAATTACTGGAGAACACATCTTATCGATTCGGTggttcctgttaggttatgacaaatataaaacatatatttcaagcggaaaaaccataaagccaggaatccaaattaattgccaaatagtcaattagcataatttaggatacatacatgtgatgcgtgccttccctagctgctcccgaaccgaacaagaacaagtttaagactctaaatgtcgcccctccgtagattgtccacaacacgttcggatccgccttagattcaaccaactaggatattctctaaggtattatgttt contains:
- the LOC110792864 gene encoding uncharacterized protein — protein: MCSPDVYVQTNLNQLMDFGYLFETNVTYKSRIELIKFARDIGKTHKIVVVILSSKGGAGNGSGEAYVLLGCERSLPYHRNISSVQVNTKRSTGSKRCECPFRLNGKEMVGGTWRLLVNDGNHNHDFPAYNVRRSIISRLTMDEKNKTKEMTRAHVTPSQMLVSINNENKENLTTKRDSFEWALRCVRALFAPDHMPEVIVIDREYALIHAIDDVFPKSHHMLCIRHIAKNVEAREKPDTRSALFSSRFLRYWNKIVYAETEAEYEANKVLQAYTKKIFHLGNRTTNRVESAHNALKRFFMTSTGSLDTIWKRLHSLLELQENEIKAIFARSENIDLHITVLHLLSQFRGKVSHLPIRKINEEYGRHKVGTDPATCGCYLRTSHGLPCAYEMMLLDGEGKSIELNDVHIFWRTIHMEGFKTSNTPPDPCSKYQDDDNEILKSFFEKMKNQAPEAKKQYIFQLEKIMHPKSVPLEEPVYDRKPKGRPPSRSSIKRDLSYWEHVQKMVSNRGTQQPSSSNKRKCSSTNKPTREDLISAEIPVHVVPFIYEYKNVGADGNCGYRSVAHQIYGSEDQWRRVRMDLYLFLERRLEFWMVVWNQSQEGALSILRGLNYYEIPCPYDYWMRMDYIGPVIATTYNVTLGTLDPIQIGTMTYLPLYVPEGFTTPEKLIGVASLRSCVHFVSVSLMNECPFPEWGTWFNFHDGTVQDWDAPYYPRIDRWKLLRG